The following are encoded together in the Streptomyces rapamycinicus NRRL 5491 genome:
- a CDS encoding diaminopropionate ammonia-lyase → MSAYVSSTAEPPWFARPAARAWTCPPAPTGVRDFHTALPGYAPTPLTELPPMAAELGVGRVFVKDESCRLGLPAFKALGASWAVHRALAARAARGDATVPVTLVSATDGNHGRAVARTARLLGHRARIFVPRGVHRAAVTAIAAEGAEVSQVAGAYDEAVRRAAEASAAPGGLLVQDTAWPGYERIPGWIVEGYSTLCAEIDEQLAAAGAGTPGLIAIPVGVGSLAHAVVTHYRGRPAGPPPALLSVEPTAAPCVLESLMRGEPVSVTTGETIMAGLNCGTPSSIAWPQLRDGLDAAIAIPDAASARAAGDLARLGISSGPCGASSLAGPRAALTGDGADERRAALGLGPASTVVLLSTEGSTANPATTTADN, encoded by the coding sequence GTGTCCGCATACGTTTCCTCCACCGCCGAGCCACCGTGGTTCGCCCGCCCCGCCGCCCGGGCCTGGACCTGTCCGCCCGCCCCCACCGGGGTACGGGATTTCCACACCGCCCTGCCCGGCTACGCCCCCACCCCGCTGACCGAACTCCCGCCAATGGCAGCCGAATTGGGTGTCGGGCGGGTCTTCGTCAAGGACGAGTCGTGCCGACTGGGTCTGCCCGCCTTCAAGGCCCTGGGCGCGTCCTGGGCCGTGCACCGCGCCCTCGCCGCGCGGGCCGCGCGGGGCGATGCCACCGTGCCCGTCACCCTGGTGAGTGCCACCGACGGCAATCATGGCCGCGCCGTGGCCCGGACGGCACGGCTGCTCGGCCACCGCGCCCGGATCTTCGTTCCGCGAGGTGTCCATCGGGCGGCCGTGACGGCCATCGCCGCGGAGGGGGCGGAGGTCTCCCAGGTCGCGGGCGCGTACGACGAGGCCGTGCGCCGGGCGGCCGAGGCGTCCGCCGCACCGGGCGGGCTCCTGGTCCAGGACACCGCCTGGCCCGGCTATGAACGGATCCCGGGCTGGATCGTCGAGGGCTACTCCACGCTCTGCGCCGAAATCGACGAACAACTCGCGGCCGCCGGAGCGGGGACGCCCGGCCTCATCGCCATCCCGGTGGGCGTCGGTTCGCTGGCCCACGCCGTCGTCACCCACTACCGCGGCCGCCCGGCCGGACCGCCCCCGGCGCTGCTGTCGGTGGAACCCACGGCCGCCCCGTGTGTCCTCGAAAGCCTCATGCGTGGCGAACCGGTCAGCGTCACCACCGGCGAGACCATCATGGCCGGACTGAACTGCGGCACTCCCTCCAGCATCGCCTGGCCCCAGCTGCGCGACGGGCTCGACGCGGCCATCGCCATCCCCGATGCCGCGAGCGCCCGCGCGGCGGGTGACCTCGCCCGGCTCGGCATCTCCAGCGGCCCCTGCGGCGCCTCCTCGCTCGCCGGACCGCGCGCCGCGCTCACCGGCGACGGCGCCGACGAGCGCCGCGCCGCACTGGGTCTCGGCCCCGCCTCCACCGTGGTGCTGCTGAGCACGGAGGGCAGCACCGCCAACCCCGCCACCACCACCGCGGACAATTGA
- a CDS encoding Zn-dependent hydrolase, producing MTGPTPDTITVNGHRLWQSLMDLAEIGAYDDERTGLRGVDRLALTDADAAGRRQVIAWMEQAGLRVRIDRMGNIYGRREGTDPTAAPVLTGSHIDSVATAGAFDGCLGVLGGIEVVRILDERGISTRRPVEIGVFTEEEGVRFGTDMLGSAVAAGRLSPEYAHALTDRDGRTLGGELIRTGFHGPADVHLDPPYAYVECHIEQGPVLAENDVQVGVVTGVQGISWQEITIHGRAAHAGTTPTHLRADAGLAAARIGVHLRSMVDSGAYGELRATVGHLAVHPDLTNIVPARAELTVDLRNPDDARMARAEEDLTAFLRTLEDGTPGLTLATRRMAKTAYIPFDERLQKVIAQAADDHGLEHISLLSGAGHDAQEIAALCPTAMVFVRGEYDGISHNPREYSTPEACAHGVNVLATTLLRLATQRPS from the coding sequence ATGACCGGCCCCACCCCCGACACGATCACCGTCAACGGCCACCGGCTCTGGCAGTCGCTGATGGACCTCGCCGAGATCGGCGCGTACGACGACGAGCGCACCGGTCTGCGCGGGGTGGACCGGCTGGCCCTCACCGACGCCGACGCCGCCGGGCGGCGTCAGGTCATCGCATGGATGGAGCAGGCCGGACTGAGGGTCCGGATCGACCGGATGGGCAACATCTACGGCCGCCGCGAAGGCACCGACCCCACGGCGGCTCCCGTGCTGACCGGGTCGCATATCGACAGCGTGGCCACCGCCGGTGCCTTCGACGGCTGTCTCGGTGTCCTGGGCGGTATCGAAGTCGTGCGGATCCTCGACGAGCGGGGCATCAGCACCCGCCGCCCCGTCGAGATCGGTGTCTTCACGGAGGAAGAAGGCGTCCGCTTCGGCACCGACATGCTCGGCAGCGCGGTCGCCGCCGGGCGCCTCTCACCGGAGTACGCCCACGCCCTGACCGATCGCGACGGCCGCACCCTCGGCGGCGAGCTGATCCGCACCGGATTCCACGGCCCCGCCGATGTACATCTCGACCCGCCGTACGCCTACGTCGAGTGCCACATCGAACAGGGCCCCGTGCTCGCCGAGAACGATGTCCAGGTCGGTGTCGTCACCGGCGTTCAGGGCATCTCCTGGCAGGAGATCACCATCCACGGCCGCGCCGCCCACGCCGGTACCACCCCGACCCATCTGCGCGCCGACGCCGGCCTCGCCGCCGCCCGGATCGGCGTCCACCTGCGGTCCATGGTCGACTCCGGCGCCTACGGCGAACTGCGCGCCACCGTCGGCCACTTGGCCGTCCACCCGGACCTGACCAACATCGTCCCGGCGCGCGCCGAGCTCACCGTCGACCTGCGCAACCCCGACGATGCCCGGATGGCCCGCGCCGAGGAGGACCTCACGGCCTTCCTGCGCACCCTGGAGGACGGCACGCCGGGGCTCACGCTCGCCACCCGGCGCATGGCCAAGACCGCGTACATCCCCTTCGACGAGCGCCTCCAGAAGGTCATCGCGCAGGCCGCCGACGACCACGGCCTGGAACACATCTCCCTGCTCTCCGGCGCCGGACACGACGCCCAGGAGATCGCCGCGCTCTGCCCCACTGCCATGGTCTTCGTACGTGGTGAGTACGACGGCATCAGCCACAACCCCCGCGAGTACTCCACCCCCGAAGCGTGCGCCCACGGCGTCAACGTCCTCGCCACCACCCTTCTCCGACTGGCCA